The Dyadobacter sp. 676 DNA window GATAAGGGCGGCAATGGTGCCAACACGCTGGCCGCAGGCAAAAAAGAGTATATCGATATTTTTCTGAATGGCTGTAAAAAGGCCGTGGAAGTGGCGAAGCGCGTGAATGCAAAATGGATGACCGTCGTTCCCGGTGATTTCGAAAGAAACCTGCCGATAGGCGTCCAAACGGGCAACGTGATCGACGCGTTACGCCGCGGTGCGGAAATCCTCGAACCGCACGGGCTGGTTATGGTGCTGGAACCACTCAGCGACTCGCCCAATCTGTTCCTGAGAACGTCGGATCAGACATACGAAATCTGCCGCGCCGTGAACAGCAAATCGTGCAAAATCCTGTACGATATTTACCACATGCAGAAAAACGAAGGCCGCCTGATCTACAATATCGACCAGACGTGGAGCGAGATCGATTACTTCCAGATCGGCGACGAACCTGGCCGCAAGGAACCGACAACCGGCGAGATCAATTACAAAAACGTGTTCAAATACATTTACGACCGCAGCAAGAAGGAAGGCAAGTCGTTCATTATGGGTATGGAGCACGGTAATTCCAAACCAGGCAAAGAAGGAGAAGAAGCACTGATTAAGGCTTATGTGGAGAGTGATAGCTTTGCGATATGAGGGCTATAAGCAATAGGCTGTAAGCTTTAGGCTGTATGCAGTAAATTGTAAGCGATAGCTTTTAATATAAAAAACCGGGAGCATAATAGTCCCGGTTTTTTTGTAAAAGCTTAAAGCTTATAGCCTAAAGCTTACAGCTTAAAACTCACAGCCATTAAAGAACCACCACCGA harbors:
- a CDS encoding TIM barrel protein: MLRRNFVKSTLGLAGAAVAAGDAFASVPTARNKFKLKYASHFGMFQNSAGKDLIDQLKFMADQGFMALEDNGMMGRPVEQQEAIAKEMSRLGMEMGVFVVDKGGNGANTLAAGKKEYIDIFLNGCKKAVEVAKRVNAKWMTVVPGDFERNLPIGVQTGNVIDALRRGAEILEPHGLVMVLEPLSDSPNLFLRTSDQTYEICRAVNSKSCKILYDIYHMQKNEGRLIYNIDQTWSEIDYFQIGDEPGRKEPTTGEINYKNVFKYIYDRSKKEGKSFIMGMEHGNSKPGKEGEEALIKAYVESDSFAI